One genomic segment of Gemmatimonadota bacterium includes these proteins:
- the larE gene encoding ATP-dependent sacrificial sulfur transferase LarE, with the protein MGSVLVAYSAGVDSTLLLKVASDVLEDRALGVTGVSESLPEEEKNEAAELAEWMGARHRYVDTEEIHNAEYMQNNPRRCYFCRDELYSRLEVIAREEDAAFICEGSIVDDISDFRPGMLAIREHGVRSPLKDAGFTKADVRALSEKLGLPTADKPSLACLSSRFPYGDPITIEALEQVGRAEAFIRGLGLRQFRVRHHRNMARIETERADLAKVIEHHDEIAAYLKEIGYDYVTLDLEGYRTGSMNEVLKKGKAASAGTP; encoded by the coding sequence ATGGGCAGCGTCCTGGTGGCCTACTCCGCCGGCGTGGACAGCACGCTGCTGCTGAAGGTGGCCTCAGACGTGCTGGAGGACCGCGCCCTGGGTGTGACCGGCGTGTCCGAGTCGCTGCCCGAAGAGGAGAAGAACGAGGCCGCCGAACTGGCCGAATGGATGGGCGCCCGCCACCGCTACGTGGACACGGAGGAAATCCACAACGCGGAGTACATGCAGAACAACCCGCGAAGGTGTTATTTCTGCCGGGATGAATTGTATTCGCGCCTCGAGGTGATCGCCCGGGAAGAAGACGCCGCCTTCATCTGCGAAGGCAGCATCGTGGACGACATCAGCGATTTCCGGCCCGGCATGCTGGCCATCCGGGAACACGGCGTGCGCAGCCCGTTGAAGGACGCCGGCTTCACCAAGGCCGATGTCCGCGCATTGTCGGAGAAGCTCGGACTGCCCACTGCGGACAAGCCGTCCCTGGCCTGCCTGTCGTCCCGCTTCCCCTACGGCGACCCGATCACGATCGAAGCACTCGAACAGGTCGGCCGGGCCGAAGCCTTCATCCGCGGCCTGGGTCTGCGGCAGTTCCGGGTGCGGCACCACCGAAACATGGCCCGCATCGAGACGGAGCGCGCCGATCTCGCGAAGGTAATCGAGCACCACGACGAAATCGCGGCGTACTTGAAGGAAATCGGCTACGACTACGTCACGCTGGACCTGGAAGGATACCGCACCGGGAGCATGAACGAGGTGCTTAAAAAAGGGAAAGCGGCGTCCGCCGGGACCCCGTGA